One window of Pyrus communis chromosome 12, drPyrComm1.1, whole genome shotgun sequence genomic DNA carries:
- the LOC137711006 gene encoding uncharacterized protein At1g76660, giving the protein MGSEQHRFPQQELRKRWGGCWGAFSCFASQKGGKRIVPATRIPEGNASANQPNGPQTVGLTNQTTSLAPSLLAPPSSPASFTNSALPSTAQSPSCFLSANSPGGPSSTMYATGPYANETQLVSPPVFSTFTTEPSTAPLTPPPELAHLTTPSSPDVPFARFLSSSADIKSAEKANYIAANDLHSTYSLYPGSPASSLRSPISRASNDCSSSSFPERDFPPHWDPSASPQNGTYPRGGSARMFGHDTAGASVASQDSNFFCPATFAQFYLDNPPPHTVGRLSVSKDSDVYSTGGNGSQNRHNRSPKQDVEEIEAYRASFGFSADEIITTTQYVEISDVMEDSFTMTPFPSHKLPTEESMEPTSVIEGLKAHKTKTNLQSQESHKSESDLDEGGRCDSLMSCTGSEDHKSWRQSGDVSRSSTPGIRIMANEEDIFSKMGSSKLSRKYQMGQSSSDAEIDYRRGRSLRERKGEFAWND; this is encoded by the exons ATGGGGTCCGAGCAGCACAGATTCCCTCAGCAGGAGCTG AGAAAGAGATGGGGAGGATGTTGGGGTGCATTTTCTTGCTTTGCCTCACAGAAAGGAGGAAAGCGCATAGTGCCTGCAACTCGCATTCCTGAAGGCAATGCATCAGCAAATCAGCCAAATGGACCTCAAACAGTTGGCCTGACCAACCAAACAACGTCGCTGGCTCCTTCTCTTCTAGCTCCGCCTTCTTCTCCAGCATCATTTACAAATTCGGCGCTTCCTTCAACAGCGCAGTCTCCTAGTTGTTTCTTGTCTGCCAACTCACCTGGAGGTCCTTCATCCACCATGTATGCCACTGGGCCATATGCCAACGAAACACAACTTGTCTCTCCTCCTGTTTTCTCAACCTTCACAACTGAGCCGTCCACTGCTCCTCTCACTCCCCCACCAGAGTTGGCTCACCTAACTACTCCATCTTCTCCAGATGTGCCATTTGCTCGTTTCCTCTCATCTTCTGCAGACATTAAAAGTGCTGAGAAGGCCAATTACATTGCTGCAAATGATCTTCATTCAACATATTCACTCTATCCTGGAAGTCCTGCTAGTAGTCTCAGATCACCAATTTCAAGGGCATCAAACGATTGTTCATCATCATCTTTTCCTGAGCGTGATTTCCCCCCACATTGGGATCCGTCAGCTTCTCCCCAAAATGGTACATATCCAAGGGGTGGTTCTGCCAGGATGTTTGGGCATGACACAGCTGGAGCTTCTGTGGCATCTCAAGACTCAAATTTCTTTTGTCCTGCTACATTTGCACAATTCTATCTGGATAATCCGCCACCTCATACTGTTGGAAGGTTAAGCGTGTCCAAGGATTCAGATGTTTACTCTACTGGTGGGAATGGAAGTCAGAACAGACACAATAGAAGTCCCAAGCAAGATGTGGAAGAAATAGAAGCGTATAGAGCATCCTTTGGGTTCAGTGCTGATGAAATTATCACTACAACACAATATGTGGAGATTTCTGATGTGATGGAGGACTCGTTTACCATGACACCTTTTCCCTCTCATAAATTACCTACAGAAGAAAGTATGGAACCGACATCTGTCATTGAAGGACTAAAGGCACATAAGACAAAAACAAACTTGCAGAGTCAGGAGAGTCATAAATCTGAATCAGATCTTGATGAGGGTGGACGTTGTGACTCGCTCATGTCGTGTACTGGATCCGAAG ATCACAAATCATGGAGGCAGTCTGGTGATGTCTCTCGATCAAGTACGCCTGGAATCCGCATCATGGCCAATGAAGAGGACATTTTTTCAAAGATGGGGTCTTCTAAATTGAGCAGAAAGTATCAGATGGGTCAATCTAGCTCAGATGCAGAAATTGATTATAGAAGGGGAAGAAGCTTACGAGAGAGGAAAGGAGAATTTGCGTGGAATGACTAA